The following is a genomic window from bacterium.
AGGAGGAGGAGGAGGTGCGATAGTGCTCATCGCCACAAATGGCTCTTGTCACATAGTATGCCGCAAAAACGTAAAAAAAGTATAAGACGCTCAAGATGATGAGCAAGAACACTTTCTGCCAACCATAAGCTCCAAAGAGAGGCGAGATCCCAGAAGATGCAATGTAAAACGTATGAAATATAATCAGTACAGCTATGATGCTTAAGGGGGGCCATGCTTGAAACATCATTGCGCAGAAAGCAGGCGCAAGCGAGAACTGGATAAATCGCCTAGCCGTCTTAATGTTCTCACTTTTCTCTTGATAACCTCCCTGAAAAGCTCTTACAAGAATACTCACAGGCTTTGCGAAAAGAAATGGCAGCATTAAATATGCGAGCATAAGTACGAACTGCTGCATGAGAAAGCCAACAGGCTCAACGGCGACATGCTTAAGAAACACCTGCTGTGTGGCATCGTCCACAAAGGGGTAATATGTGCCAGCGGAGAGCGTTCCTACTGTTGGACCAAGTGTTCCAAGTAAGAGGGCGGGGAAATAAATGGCTAAGAACTCATCTTCTCTCTTCTTCGAGCCCGCTATTTCCGTCCACATTTTTCGAGGTGAAACTATAAGCCGAAAGATGCGATTGAAAAATCCTGCTGATACTTCTTCATCCGAAGTTTTATTTGTCTCTCCCGACATAGAGCCTCACCAACCTTTGGCCAGAACCCTATCTCGAATGTTACAGAAAGAAAAGAGCTCTTATCTGCGCATCCTCTTTACTCGTCTTAACTGATTCTATGCTTCTCTTGTACTGAAGGAACTCCACATCAGCCGACTTTCTCTAGTGAGAAGATAAAGCAAGCGAACCTTCAAACGCGCCAGAAGAAGATTGAGACGTAGAAGCAGAGGCCGCAATTATGGCCATCGTTTTCTCTAATTCTTTTATTGGATTCTTTGAATACCAGATAGCCCCAAGCATTCCAGCTCCATCAAATCCCATATCAACTATCTCTGGTATTTGCTGACTGCAAATTCCTCCCAGTGCAAACACTTTATTCCTCGCATTCGAAAGCATTTCTATTATCTCTTCTGGCGAGAATCCCGCTTTGTAATGCGGGCGCGAAATACTGTCAAACACTGGTGAGATAAAAGTATAGTCATAAATCTTCGGGGCATTCTCAAGATCCGATAACGTATGAAAAGAGCTGCTCAACCTCAGCTTCGGAAATTGTTCGAGCAAAAACTCCTGCTGATGCCGCCCTTGATCGGATGCTTGTCGTTGTCGTTCACTTGTATGAATACCACCTACTGGGAATTCGTAGACTAAATCATGAAAGGTATGGAGCGATATTCTCTCCATATATTCCGGCTTGACCAGACTCAACCAATTCTTTAACTCAGTGACTGAAAACATTGGTTTTCTCAGATGAAATAATGGCAGACCCTCTTCAAAAAGAGCGTTAACCAGAGCAACTTCCTCTTCTTGAGATCGGACAACTCCATCTTGAGTCCATTGACCGGGGGTTGATAATAAGACTAGTTCCATAAGCATCTCCTCTTAGGCTCTCCTCGTCGGACCCTTCACAGGTAGCACGATTTATCGAGGTCCCTTTTTAGCTCTCTCCTTCCCCAATACATTTCCACCATTCGTTCCATACTCCACCTGCAACAAGCTGCGGATGGAGCCATATAAGCGACACCTCATCGAGAACGGCTATTTTTCTTCGACAGGCTCACCGACATCGTTATGCTGTTTACAGAATGTACATTACCCAAAAATCCTCATTTCACTCTGACTTTGGACATACCATCATGGGAATTCCAGTATTCCAAAAACGGAGCAAGGGAACAGCACGCCACTAAGTATCTGGAATATTTATTCCTTAAGCAAAGGGGTGATTGGCTTTTTATGAAAACAACCGAATGATCATTCGGTCTCTACCGCGGTCACTCAGGATGAGTCACATATTCACACATTTTCTCCATAAGTATATAGAATGGTTTAGTGTGAAGGAGTTTTTGTGATTAGGTTTATACCTGAATTGATCGCTGCAGGCGCACTTCGAAAACAGCAGCAAAGCTCACGAGATAGCGTTTATAACGCTCTCCGGGAGCAAAGATTATTCAATTCGATTTTAACTTCGAGTATTTACCTGTCTCTTCTTTTTCTGCTCTCCTCTCTCACTCATCAAAGCACTGTTCATGCACAAGGCATACATCAGTTTGGGCCTTCTTCTCTTAAAAATCTGCAACAGGATCTAGAGGAAGAATACGCCTATTTGCCGATGGAAGACTTTCACATGATGTCAAAAGCGCTGGGACTCGCTCCATCCGATCTACGTCTCCGAGCTCTTTTTCATCCTGATGCCGAAAAAGAGCTCGAACAACAACGCGCGCTTAAAGAAGAGTCCGCTGAACGCACCTCGTCCTCTGAATCATCCAAGCGACTCTTTGCACACATAAAACAAAAAGGTGGTGGAACATCAATCATTACCCCAGAGGAGATCATGGCTCCTCACATAAAGTACATGGAAGAAAACAAAGAAAGGATCCTTCAGCTCGCTATCGATAAGCTCACAGAGGGTCAAAAAGCTGCTCAAGAACAATTCACCATCCCTCCTCTTCCGAAATGTCTCCACTCTTACACTGATAAGACAGAGCTGCAGCCAAGAGTCAAAGGAAGAGAGAAAGAGATTATCGGTGACTTTCTCTTCGTCACTCCTAAACATGCCACAACAAGCTCAAAAGAAATCTTTGGAGATTCAGTCAAGTTGATTGTCTATGACTCCTCTAAGCCAAGTCCTTTCGGACTACTCGCTAAAAACTACGAAGTCTCATGCCTCCCCTACCGAGTTCGCTCTACGGGAACGTTTCTCTTTAAACACTACGGAGAGGATGCGCTGAAAAACTTTAACGGAGATCCACACGGTGAAGGCGAAAAAATACTCTAGCGCTCTAAAAAGAGCTCTCTGCACCAGTGTGATTTTCATCACTCCGCTAGCGCACGCTCAGTATCTTGACCCTCTGGTTGACTCAAATCTGATTCAAGACCTTGCAGACTCGGCTCAAGTCGTCAGTGAAATCCTTCCTCCAACCGATACTCTCGGAGTAGGACAAGCCTCGGCTCGGGTTGGTGTTATTGCCGGACAGTCAGAAGCACTTCGAATCGCTTCTGAAGGAACTCGAACAGGATTAGCAGATGAGATTATGCAAACTCCTGCTGAAATTCAGGAACTCGCTATCCGTATACCTGGATTTCCTGGAATACCTGGAACTCCTGGAATACCTGGAACACCGAGCATGTATGAACCAAGAGAAAGAGAGTTTGAAGAAGGGAGTAACGTCGCTGATATCGCTGCTCAAATGCTCTGGGACTGGGGACTGAATGTCTGGGACTTCTATGTCAACTGGGAGTCCGAATGGGAGATCAGCGGTTTATGCAAAAGGAAGTCTTCCTTTTTTCCCCGACAAAAATACTGGTATCCCGCTGTCTGGTTTGAGCAAAGCAGTGATATGTACCGCGGAAAATATCTTGAACAGATGATTGTTCGGCCCCTCTTTAAGGAATGGATAGAAGACGGGACAATAGCTGGTGCTCAAGCCGGTCTTATTGGTCTTAGCGGACTCTTTGATGACCGATATGAGATGGCACAAGAGCTTGCGCCAAGAGAAATCAACCGAGTACGCGCTATTTCAGACCCAAAGGAAGATGGAACCCAAAAGACATACGTTGAACGAACTGAAGCTCTCATAAGCGCTCTCGGGAGCGATGGGGATATTTCTTCTCTTCACGAACCTTTGTATGCCCTCGGGAAAAGCACCATGAAAGGTCTCTCCGGATATGGTGAAGTCAGTGCTCGTGGACGAAATGTCGAGTCCTACCGATTTGTCGGACTCTCTCAATATACAAGCATCCCGACCGCATTTTTAGGAAACTGGCATACAAGCTATAGTGAGTCTATTCCCTTTGTCCACAGAACAGACAACCCGTTGATCTATCCCTACACAAGAAATCAAAGCACTCTCGATCTCCTTCTCTTAATCCGAGGTCAACCACAAAATCTTAACTTAGGTGCCCTTCCGGGCAACTGCTTAGCATTTAATTATCTTGACCAGCCTTTAGGTGTCGACTTTGATGGAGAATTCGGACTTCTTTCAAAGATACATCCGGATGAGCCAAGTCTCGCTACGTTAGCACTGAACGCCAATAGTCGAAAATGTCTTCGAGGAAGCTCTATCTATCCTCTTACAAACTTCGTTGCAGGTGGTAAAAACTTTAAAAATGCTTTTTATACGAAATTTCTTCGTATGAATAAGCTCTCAGATCTCTACTCCTTTGGTCTTCCATATATGAGACTCCCCATGTTTCATCACTATAGCGGGTATGGAAGCCGATTTCGGAGTAAAATACAGATCCACGACTCGAGCTTTGATGGCGATGACGAACCCCATCGAATCAACCTGAGTACTCTCTCTACTCCTTGGACAAATCCTGGATACAATAATGAAAGAGGAGCAGGAGGCGGCGATGGTGGCATTATTACTGGACTAGATAACGGACGAAAACTTGATATTGGAAGTGGTGTTGAATGGCATCGATATGACCTCTGCAGGCCTGGATATAGACCTCTTTATCCAAGAAAGCGGCAGATAAAAGGCCACGAACGGTATACGGGGTAATACGGGAAAGAGAATGATGAGATATATCGCGATAATACTGTTTTCCCCTCTCTTCCTTCTTGTATCGCAAGAAGTCTCTGCTGATCCTTCAGCACACCGTCCTGACAGATTCTTTCAGCAAGGATATGTAAAGGGCGCCATGAAAAATAAAAGCTCGGTAAAAACACCCCGACCTTCTCATTCTTCGATGAAGCCAATCCATAAAACACCACCTCCTCAAGAAATAACGCAAGAAGAGCTCGCTCAGGAAGACACGGAACAAGACTCTCTTACTCTTATAGATAGCTCAAATGAAAAGGAAGAGAGCCTTGAGCAAGAAAAAGAAGAAAAGACTATTCCTATTCAATCTCTCGCTCTCATTATTAACGCCTCAGAAGTAGATGAGTCCTTCTCTCTACTCGCGAATATGTCGAACATCTTAAAACAGTTCGATATACAGCCAGAAGCAGTTTATACCATGCAAATACCTCAATTCTTCGTTCGGGATGCTTCCTATGACTGGGCAAATATCATTATTCGGGGTGGAAGAATTGCCATGAACCGTAAAATCGTAGAACAATATAATATTAAGAAGGTTCCTACATGGATCGCAAGAACCGCTGTGGGAGATGTCGTACTAGAAGGCTATCAGGATATCTCCTCATTTCTTAATCTCAAGGGAGAGCTAAGAAGAGCGCAACTTGAAAATCTTCGTGAAGATCTGGAAGTAAATCCTGACAAACAAAGCATCATCCCCGCAGGACTGCCGAATGTAATGGATCAGGAGACTGCTACTGCAATAAAAACAATGGCAACGTTTGATAAAAAAGATGTTCTTAAAAAACTTCTGGAAGTACAAAATACGTCTTCTTCAAATCAGATCTTGCCAGAACTACAAAGAAAAGAGGCCGCCTATGAAAAATAAAGCCCTTTATCTACTTCCATTTCTATCCTTTCTCTTGATGACTGCCTGCTATGATGTCCCGTATCTCATTAAACCTGAGTCAGAGGGAATATTCGTTGAAGACGCTCTCGGTGAATGGAAGTCAATTAAGCAAACAGCTCAATCAAGGACTATTACTCTCTCCATAACAAGAGAAAGCGCTAAAACAAACTGGTATGCCATTAAAAAAGTTGACTATCCCACAAAAGAAGTCAGATTCTTACGAGCTCTCGTTCACAAAGTGGGAGAACACCTCATTTTCTCTTATCAAGATAACAAATTTAAAGATTTCTCCATCTTTCGAGTCTCTCTTGATACCTCAATCTCTCCACCACAAATTAACGCTATTGCTCTTAGTGAGGATGCACCCCGATTCAAAACAAAAGAGGAGTTCATAAACTTTCTCCTCTCTGAAGACGCCAACTCATGGTTTAAAGATGGGTACACTTTTAAAAAAATTAGTGAAAATGGTTAACAATCAACCTCTCTTAAAATATTTTTAAGGACGTCAGTTCTCTTATACTCCTCTTCGTTCGGCATCTCTTACCCTTTTCGTTTTGTTCGTCACACGGTAATCTCATCTTCTATGAATCGAGTCGCTCTTTTCTTGCACTTCCTCTTTGTTTGCCTTGGGATATACTTTCTTTTAGCTGTTCAAATAAATGGTTTTGCGAACGATCCTGGAATTGGCTGGCATCTCAAAACAGGAGAATTCATAAGCACAACAAGGCAAATTCCACAAAATGATCCTTTTCTTGCCACGCCCCTATCAAAAGAAAGCTTCTCGGCGCAAATGCCCTTAACACAAACCATTCTGGCAAAAAGAGAATGGATTGCAGATCAGTGGCTAGGAGACTATCTTCTCTTTAAACTCTATCAATTTGGAGGTTTTCCCTCGCTCTATTTGATGGGCGCAATACTCTTTCCTCTCCTCTTCTTCGGACTCCTCTTTCAAGGTGTCCGGTTACAGCCAGTCTCTCTTCTTGCCGCCTCGATTGCGTCGGCGCTTGCCTTCAAGGCAAGTCAAGTACACTTTATCCTTCGACCCGTTCTGTTCGGAATTGGACTTTTTCTTTTAACCACCATTTGGCTTTATCACCTAATAAAGCAAGATAGCCGTCAACCGCTGCACTTATGTCACTACCTGACGGGATCTGCATTGTTTTTTCTCTGGGCAAATACCCATCCAACATTTCCTCTTGGATTAATGCTCGTTTGTATCTTCATAGTGCATCGAATTGCCCATCGAGACATGAATCAGAAAAAGATGTATAGACTTTTGCTTGGCGATTTTCTGCTTTTTTCTGCCTGCCTCGGTGCAACTCTCATGAATCCATATGGAATATCTCTTCATACTTCAATCTTGACTCTCGGGAAGAGCGCCTATTTCATGCAGCTTCATGAAGAGTGGCTGCCAATGAACTTTGCAGAACCAGAAGGGCAGTTTTTTATTGCTATGATTACCTTTGGAATTATAGGCGCTGCCTTTTTATCACGAAGAAATGGTCTTAAATCGCTATTCTTTCTCTTTGCCTCAAGCACTCTGTTTGCTCTTCTTGCGATTCGTTCTGTAAGAATTCTACCGTATGCAGCTATTCTCTTGTCATTTCCGACGGCCATAGGGCTTTCTTCTCTTTTTGAATTCGGAGCCTCGCGAACGAACGCCCCATTGAAAGATTTTTTTCAGATATGTACTACTAGAAATCCACGCAAGCTTTTTGTAGAAAATATCGCGCTAGGTGCATGCCTTCTCTTTCTTATTCTCTTTTATTGGAACTCCTCAACGCTTCCATTTACAAATACAACAATGGCATACGGGCCAGATACAGGACGATATCCTATTCAGGAAGTCCTTACGCTCAAGAAGGAAGCTGAGGCCTCAGGAAACGTATTCATCTTAGGTGCCCATCCGAATTACGGCGGAATTATAACGCTCTATGGCTATCCAGAGGTTCAAGCCCTTATCGATGACCGAAACACGCTAATTGGAGAGGAGTTCCACAAGAAAACTCTTCAGGCTCTATGGGGCAGTTCTCCAGAAGGATTCTTTCTCCGTCAGGGAGCAACTCACTTACTTCGAGTGAAAAATGATTCTTCTGAGTCTACGCAATCCCCCTTTCGGATCATATCGCTCCGAGACTGATCCTTCGTTAATTGCGAGTTGGACAAAAAAGAAAAGTTTGCGTTGCAAGAACGTCCATTTAGCGAGAAAATCAAGAGGTAGAAGACAAAGTGAGGTTTTACTCATGGATCAAATGACAACAAAAGAGGATATCGTATCTGCACTCTCCCATCCCGAAGCATCGGATGGTCTCTACTTAGACAATCTTCAGATTGTTCACGAAGAGGAAGAGCGGCTCCCCGTTAGAGGAACGCAGCTTGAAATTTTAGATGCTCTGAAGACACTGATCGAAGAGGGAAGGGTAAGCACGGATGAATCAGGAGAGAAAGTTATTTTCTTTCTTGTAAAGTAATCTGCGTGCAGATGAGCAATTACCGGCTCGTCTCTGTACGCTTTCGTTCGTGATGATTGCTCCAAAATACGCCCTCGTTCCATAGTGAGAGTGTAGTTATAAAAAGTGGCGGAAGGCTTCTCTCCCTTTCAAGATGTCATGGTTCAAATATAAAAATACCTACACTATGAACTCTATCTACACTATGAACTCTACCTACATATGAACTCTACCTACGCGATCAACTCACTGTGGCCCCTTGTTCTTGATATCGTTATTCTCTTATTAAGCTGTGTTGCTGGTGGAAGCATCGCTTCCCGATTTGGACAAAGTCCTATTGTTGGTTATCTCCTCGCGGGAATGCTTTTAGGAGGACCCGCAGGAGTCTCGCTAGTCGGATCGCAACAAGAAATAGATCTTATCGCAGAGCTTGGCGTCTCGCTCCTACTCTTCAGTCTCGGATTAGAATTTTCATGGCGACAGCTGCGATCATTTGGAGGAAAAACGCTTGTTGCTGGATTGCTGCAAGTCATGCTCTCCCTCCTTGTCTTTACTGTAATTGCTCTTGTTTTTCAGTGTGATATTCGCTCTGCACTAGCCATTGGAGCAATTCTTTCTGTAAGCAGCACTGCGTGTGTTTTAAGAGTTCTCTCAGATAGAGCAGAGCTTGATAGCTCACATGCAAGAGATGCTATCTCCATACTGCTCGTACAAGATATTGCAATTGTACCACTAGCATTACTACTCCCCATACTTGGAGCTGGGGGTGAAGCGCGTGAAGTATCCATGCTGATTGGAAATGCGCTTGGAAAAACTCTTCTCCTTATTGGTAGTATTGCTCTGTTTGTTCATTTTTTTGCACTGAAAATCTTTGGCATCCTTTCCATAGAAGAGAATCGTGAACTTGCAATTCTCTTCGGGGCTGCTATCGGATTTGGTGCAACGTGGACTGCGCATGAGCTCGGTCTTTCTCCTGCAATCGGTGCTTTTCTTGCCGGAATGTTTCTTGGAAGCTCTCCGTTTGCAACTCAAGTACGAGCAGATATTACTCCCATCAAAACACTTCTTCTTGCTCTCTTCTTTGGGGCTGCTGGAATGGCAGCAAATCCAGTGTGGATCGTGAAACACTTTCCGCTTGTATTGGTAGCAACCGTTTTCTTAATTGCAATTAAGGCCTCCCTTGTTGCTGGAATTCTCTCTTTCCTTGGTCGCCACCTTTCACTTAGCCTTGCAACTGGTCTTATCATATCACAGGCAGGCGAGTTTGCATTTGTTCTCGGAACTCTTGCAATGCAATACGATCTTATTAACGGCGAGATCTATCTTCTCATTATTTCTGCAACAATTATATCTCTACTCGTCTCTCCTTTTCTCATCTCTCATGCATCTTCACTTGGAGGACGAGTTGCGCAAATACTCGGGATGAGTATTTCAGCAATGAACAGAACAAAACAGACAAGCGAAAAGATTGAAGTCGTAATTATTGGTTTTGGTCCTGCGGGAATTCTTGCCTCAGAAGCATTTGCCGAGTATGGCAAGAGACTCCTTGTTATAGATTTAAATAAAGAAGCGATGGCTCGTGCCACAAAATTAGGATTCTCGAGCCTTATTGGGGATGCCTCTGTTCTTGATGTGCTCGCACATGCGGAAATACATTCAGCAAAAATCTTTATCCTGACTTTGCCTCATCATGCTGCATCCAAGAAAGCGATACGCCATATCCGTGTCCTTGCTCCTGAATCACTGATTATCGTCCGGGCTCGACATCAATTTGAATTCGAAGCATTGAAAAATAGTGGTGCTCACGGTGTTGTTGGAGATGAGGAGCAGGTAGGGAGGGCGCTGAGAGAAATGGCTCAGGAGTTCAGTCAGCAGGTTCCCGAAGAACGAGAGATCGCACCTGAAGTCAAATAAAAGAGGGGCTGGGGGGCTCTTCTCATCCAAAGAGAGCCGTAATAACAGCACCTTATCCCTGAAGGTTGTCCCCCACCCTCAATCCTTGTTATATTCTATATAGAATTATACTAGAATCGTATGCTTTCAGGATAAAGGCCCTAGCCATGGCAATCTCACCTCGACGAAATACTTCTTTTCGCCAACACCTCTCTCGATCTGGCAAGCAATCTCTTACGCTCACGTCCTTTCTTCAAAGAGGACTCCTCTGGCCTGCTGAAGAGCCTGTTACTTCTTTACA
Proteins encoded in this region:
- a CDS encoding sodium:proton exchanger, coding for MNSTYAINSLWPLVLDIVILLLSCVAGGSIASRFGQSPIVGYLLAGMLLGGPAGVSLVGSQQEIDLIAELGVSLLLFSLGLEFSWRQLRSFGGKTLVAGLLQVMLSLLVFTVIALVFQCDIRSALAIGAILSVSSTACVLRVLSDRAELDSSHARDAISILLVQDIAIVPLALLLPILGAGGEAREVSMLIGNALGKTLLLIGSIALFVHFFALKIFGILSIEENRELAILFGAAIGFGATWTAHELGLSPAIGAFLAGMFLGSSPFATQVRADITPIKTLLLALFFGAAGMAANPVWIVKHFPLVLVATVFLIAIKASLVAGILSFLGRHLSLSLATGLIISQAGEFAFVLGTLAMQYDLINGEIYLLIISATIISLLVSPFLISHASSLGGRVAQILGMSISAMNRTKQTSEKIEVVIIGFGPAGILASEAFAEYGKRLLVIDLNKEAMARATKLGFSSLIGDASVLDVLAHAEIHSAKIFILTLPHHAASKKAIRHIRVLAPESLIIVRARHQFEFEALKNSGAHGVVGDEEQVGRALREMAQEFSQQVPEEREIAPEVK
- a CDS encoding thiamine phosphate synthase; translated protein: MLMELVLLSTPGQWTQDGVVRSQEEEVALVNALFEEGLPLFHLRKPMFSVTELKNWLSLVKPEYMERISLHTFHDLVYEFPVGGIHTSERQRQASDQGRHQQEFLLEQFPKLRLSSSFHTLSDLENAPKIYDYTFISPVFDSISRPHYKAGFSPEEIIEMLSNARNKVFALGGICSQQIPEIVDMGFDGAGMLGAIWYSKNPIKELEKTMAIIAASASTSQSSSGAFEGSLALSSH